The Thiohalomonas denitrificans genome contains a region encoding:
- a CDS encoding DEAD/DEAH box helicase, with protein sequence MSFDSLGLSAELLSAVADQGYSEPTPVQRQAIPIILEGHDIMAGAQTGTGKTAGFTLPLLQRLSTSHGKKKRAVRALILTPTRELAAQVSESVETYGKHLSLKSAAVFGGVSINPQIQKLRRGVDILIATPGRLLDHVGQGTVDLSALEVLVLDEADRMLDMGFIHDIRRVLKLLPTQRQNLMFSATFSDEIKRLANGILSQPKLIEAGGRNTASEQVEQVVHPVDRHRKRELLSFLIGSRDWRQVLVFTRTKHGANRLAGQLEKDGISAAAIHGNKSQGARTRALADFKKGAVRVLVATDIAARGLDIDQLPHVVNFELPNVSEDYVHRIGRTGRAGREGEAASLVCVDEEKLLQGIERLLKRDIPKVVIEGYEPDPSIKPEPIENGRRGKGGAGRSAGQERSQANGKKRQSRGADRSGERTRRKGRAGSRVTV encoded by the coding sequence ATGTCATTTGATTCGCTCGGCCTTTCGGCCGAATTGCTTAGTGCCGTGGCCGATCAGGGCTACAGTGAACCCACTCCCGTGCAGCGCCAGGCCATCCCGATCATTCTGGAAGGCCACGATATTATGGCCGGTGCGCAGACCGGTACCGGCAAAACAGCCGGTTTCACCCTGCCGCTGCTACAGCGGCTTTCCACTTCCCACGGAAAAAAGAAACGGGCCGTACGTGCTCTGATCCTGACGCCGACCCGCGAACTGGCGGCTCAGGTGAGTGAGAGTGTCGAGACCTATGGGAAACATCTGTCCCTGAAGAGCGCGGCGGTCTTCGGCGGCGTCAGCATCAATCCGCAGATTCAGAAACTGCGGCGCGGTGTCGATATCCTGATTGCCACCCCGGGACGCCTGCTCGACCATGTGGGACAGGGCACGGTGGATCTCTCCGCACTGGAGGTGCTGGTCCTGGACGAGGCCGATCGGATGCTCGACATGGGGTTCATCCACGATATTCGCCGAGTGCTGAAGTTGCTCCCGACGCAGCGGCAGAATCTGATGTTTTCCGCCACCTTCTCCGACGAGATCAAAAGGCTGGCAAACGGCATCCTTAGTCAGCCGAAACTCATCGAGGCCGGCGGGCGCAACACCGCCTCCGAACAGGTGGAGCAGGTCGTGCATCCGGTGGATCGCCACCGCAAGCGGGAATTGCTCTCTTTCCTGATTGGCTCCCGGGATTGGCGCCAGGTGCTGGTCTTCACCCGTACCAAGCATGGTGCCAACCGGTTGGCCGGTCAGCTGGAGAAGGATGGAATCAGTGCGGCCGCAATCCACGGCAACAAGAGCCAGGGAGCACGTACCAGGGCCCTGGCGGACTTCAAGAAGGGTGCGGTCAGGGTACTCGTGGCTACCGATATCGCGGCACGCGGTCTGGACATCGACCAGCTGCCGCACGTAGTCAACTTCGAGTTGCCGAATGTCTCGGAAGATTACGTGCACCGGATCGGCCGTACCGGCCGTGCCGGCAGGGAAGGGGAGGCCGCCTCTCTGGTGTGTGTCGACGAGGAGAAGCTGCTGCAGGGCATCGAGCGTCTGTTGAAACGCGACATCCCCAAGGTGGTCATCGAAGGTTACGAGCCGGACCCGAGCATCAAGCCCGAGCCGATTGAAAACGGCCGTCGTGGAAAGGGAGGTGCGGGCCGGTCTGCCGGTCAGGAACGCTCGCAGGCAAACGGAAAGAAGCGCCAGAGCCGTGGCGCCGACCGTAGCGGTGAAAGGACCCGCCGCAAGGGCAGGGCAGGTTCCCGAGTAACGGTTTGA